From Hirundo rustica isolate bHirRus1 chromosome 1, bHirRus1.pri.v3, whole genome shotgun sequence, a single genomic window includes:
- the SFRP4 gene encoding secreted frizzled-related protein 4 has protein sequence MLSRDVHGCRRGGSRDLTAAGLREAAPLRALRPPGPAGRRRTRRTRRRKRMLRALVAVSLWLRVSPRAQGAPCEAVRIPMCRSMPWNITRMPNHLHHSTQENAVLAIEQYEELVATGCSPVLPFFLCAMYAPICTLEFLYDPIKPCRSVCQRARDGCEPIMRRYNHSWPESLACDDLPVYDRGVCISPEAIVTDVPEDVKWTDFTQGFMVPDRPLEPDCRSRSQERCRCKKTKPTLSTYLAKNYSYIIHAKVKSIERGNCNEITTVVEVKDILKSSTPIPLSQVPLLTNSSCQCPPLQPKQDVLIMCYEWRSRLMLLDGCLVEKWKDQLNRRFKRWEQRLQEQKRRTARSKNQNSGRSGQSGALKPQTRNTNPLISGPNKAIKIRNGQKEINPKKV, from the exons ATGCTGTCCCGCGATGTCCATGGCTGTCGGCGCGGCGGCTCCCGCGACTTGACTGCAGCAGGGCTCCGGGAGGCAGCGCCGCTCCGCGCCCTTCGGCCGCCGGGACCCGCCGGGCGGCGGCGGACAaggaggacaaggaggaggaagaggatgctGCGGGCCTTGGTAGCGGTGTCCCTGTGGCTGCGGGTGAGCCCGCGGGCGCAGGGCGCGCCGTGCGAGGCGGTGCGCATCCCCATGTGCCGCTCCATGCCCTGGAATATCACCCGCATGCCCAACCACCTCCACCACAGCACCCAGGAAAACGCCGTCCTCGCTATCGAACAGTACGAGGAGCTGGTGGCCACCGGCTGCAGCCCGGTCCTGCCCTTCTTCCTCTGCGCCATGTACGCTCCCATCTGCACCCTGGAGTTCCTCTACGACCCCATCAAGCCGTGCCGCTCCGTCTGCCAGCGCGCCCGCGACGGCTGCGAGCCCATCATGCGCCGCTACAACCACAGCTGGCCCGAGAGCCTGGCTTGCGACGACCTCCCCGTCTACGACCGCGGCGTCTGCATCTCCCCAGAGGCCATCGTCACCGACGTGCCGGAGG ATGTGAAGTGGACGGACTTCACACAGGGCTTTATGGTCCCGGACAGACCCCTGGAGCCTGACTGCAGGAGCCGCAGCCAGG AGCGGTGCAGGTGCAAAAAGACAAAGCCTACGCTGTCAACCTACTTGGCCAAGAACTACAGCTACA tcATTCATGCTAAAGTAAAAAGCATAGAAAGAGGGAACTGCAATGAGATAACAACTGTGGTTGAAGTCAAAGACATACTCAAGTCTTCAACGCCAATTCCTCTGTCCCAAGTGCCTCTTCTTACAAATTCCTCCTGTCAGTGCCCGCCTCTTCAACCAAAGCAGGATGTTCTTATCATGTGCTATGAGTGGCGCTCAAG gTTGATGCTTCTTGATGGTTGTCTAGTTGAAAAATGGAAGGACCAACTAAACAGAAGATTTAAG AGGTGGGAACAGAGACTGCAAGAACAAAAGCGGCGAACTGCGCGCAGTAAGAACCAGAATTCAGGACGCAGTGGTCAGAGTGGAGCCCTGAAACCACAAACCAGGAACACCAACCCACTGATCAGTGGCCCCAATAAGGccattaaaataagaaatggcCAGAAAGAAATTAACCCCAAAAAAGTATGA